Proteins encoded by one window of Hyphomicrobium nitrativorans NL23:
- the yajC gene encoding preprotein translocase subunit YajC: protein MFISPAYAQAAGGVDPFSGLLIPMLLMVLIFYFLVIRPQSQRQKQHREMVDRVRRGDTVVTSGGFVGKVARVPENSDEIEVDLAEALKVRVLKSTLIDVRSKSEPVKDTVTTK from the coding sequence ATGTTCATTTCTCCGGCCTATGCCCAGGCGGCGGGCGGTGTGGATCCCTTCAGTGGGCTCCTGATCCCCATGCTGCTCATGGTGTTGATCTTCTACTTCCTTGTGATCCGCCCGCAGAGCCAGCGGCAGAAACAACATCGTGAAATGGTGGACCGCGTCCGCCGCGGCGATACCGTCGTCACGTCCGGCGGTTTCGTCGGCAAAGTGGCCCGAGTGCCGGAAAACTCAGATGAGATCGAGGTCGATCTCGCCGAGGCGCTCAAGGTGCGCGTGCTCAAGAGCACGCTGATCGACGTGCGCTCGAAGAGCGAGCCGGTCAAGGATACCGTGACCACGAAATGA
- a CDS encoding Mth938-like domain-containing protein encodes MRPRAYLPRQVPIEAYGNGGFRFGGMSHRGSILCLPSGIWGWAPSSIGALDSAALQPLLDLASDLSFVILGTGSTLARAPRDVRIACEEVGLGLDVMDTGAAARTYNILLAEGRAIAAALIAVE; translated from the coding sequence ATGCGCCCCCGCGCCTATCTCCCCCGGCAGGTCCCCATCGAGGCCTATGGCAACGGCGGCTTCCGTTTCGGCGGCATGAGCCATCGCGGCTCCATTCTCTGTCTTCCGTCCGGTATCTGGGGTTGGGCGCCATCCAGCATCGGCGCGCTCGACAGCGCGGCCTTGCAGCCGCTGCTCGATCTCGCGTCGGATCTTTCCTTCGTGATCCTCGGAACCGGATCGACGCTGGCGCGCGCGCCGCGCGATGTCCGCATCGCGTGCGAAGAGGTGGGGCTCGGGCTTGATGTCATGGATACGGGCGCGGCGGCCCGCACCTACAACATCCTGCTGGCCGAAGGCCGTGCGATTGCGGCCGCGCTGATCGCCGTGGAATGA
- the secF gene encoding protein translocase subunit SecF: MFLVPDFKGHDIFPHHLNLPIMRYKELCFAISILLMVISLGLIFTKGFNLGVDFKGGSLIEVRAKSGEADISDMRSSLTALGLGSVQIQHIGTAGDVLIRVEQQEGEEEAQQVAAKKVLDTLGEGYELRRVEIVGPAVSGELRMTGLIAVFVACIAIWAYVWFRFEWQFSVGVLVGLGHDALITAGVFSLFQLQFDLGIVAAFLAMLGYSINDSIVVADRIRENMRKYKKMPLTELLNLSINETLSRTVLTGVTTVIVLLSLIIFGGEVIRNFVFCMLFGVLIGTYSSVFISSPLIEYLGIRRDAMDEEPAKAPAQTS; encoded by the coding sequence ATGTTCCTGGTCCCGGATTTCAAGGGTCACGATATCTTTCCCCATCACCTCAATCTTCCGATCATGAGGTACAAGGAGCTTTGCTTCGCCATCTCGATCCTGCTGATGGTGATTTCGCTCGGTCTCATCTTTACCAAGGGGTTCAACCTTGGTGTGGACTTCAAGGGCGGCTCGTTGATCGAGGTGCGTGCGAAGTCGGGGGAGGCGGATATCAGCGACATGCGCTCGTCGCTCACGGCGTTGGGCCTCGGTAGCGTTCAGATCCAGCATATCGGGACGGCTGGCGATGTGCTGATCCGCGTGGAGCAGCAAGAGGGCGAAGAGGAAGCTCAGCAGGTCGCGGCCAAAAAGGTGCTCGATACGCTCGGCGAAGGCTACGAGCTTCGTCGCGTCGAGATTGTCGGCCCGGCTGTTTCGGGCGAGCTTCGGATGACGGGCCTCATCGCCGTGTTCGTCGCGTGTATCGCGATCTGGGCCTATGTGTGGTTCCGCTTCGAGTGGCAGTTTTCCGTCGGCGTGCTTGTGGGGCTTGGGCATGATGCGCTGATCACGGCGGGCGTGTTCTCTCTGTTTCAGCTTCAGTTCGATCTCGGCATCGTGGCGGCGTTTCTCGCCATGCTCGGCTACTCGATTAACGATTCCATCGTCGTGGCCGACCGCATTCGCGAGAACATGCGCAAATATAAGAAGATGCCGCTGACGGAGCTGCTCAACCTGTCGATCAACGAGACGCTGTCGCGGACCGTGCTCACGGGCGTGACGACCGTCATCGTGCTGCTCTCGCTCATCATATTCGGCGGCGAAGTCATCCGGAACTTCGTGTTCTGCATGCTGTTCGGGGTGCTCATCGGCACATATTCGTCGGTGTTCATTTCGTCGCCGCTTATCGAGTATCTCGGTATCCGGCGCGACGCGATGGACGAGGAGCCCGCGAAGGCGCCGGCGCAGACGTCCTGA
- a CDS encoding ATP-binding protein translates to MTSDDRDLASRLDRIAAALERLAPPALRPQRFDAADAFVWQAAALGFQPIPHVNRVPLALLKGIDHAATQLLDNTRRFAAGLPANNALLWGARGMGKSSLVKAAHADVLAGLSEGAPRLKLIEIHREDIATLPAALATMRDAPHRFIVFCDDLSFDYDDTSYKSLKAVLEGGIEGRPQNVLFYATSNRRHLMPRDMVDNESSTAINPSEAVEEKVSLSDRFGLWLGFHNASQDDYLAMVRAYTTHFGLDIDPAALRREALEWSMTRGARSGRVAWQFTQDLAGRLGKPMSI, encoded by the coding sequence ATGACAAGCGACGACAGAGACCTTGCGAGCCGCCTCGACCGCATCGCAGCCGCCCTGGAACGGCTGGCGCCCCCGGCGCTTCGCCCCCAGCGCTTCGATGCGGCTGACGCGTTCGTCTGGCAGGCGGCCGCGCTCGGCTTTCAGCCCATCCCACACGTGAACCGCGTCCCCCTCGCCCTTCTCAAGGGCATCGACCACGCCGCGACCCAGCTCCTCGACAACACGCGCCGCTTCGCGGCTGGCCTGCCCGCGAACAACGCGCTGCTCTGGGGGGCGCGCGGCATGGGCAAGTCCAGCCTGGTCAAGGCCGCCCACGCCGACGTGCTCGCCGGCCTCTCGGAAGGCGCACCCCGCCTCAAGCTGATCGAAATCCATCGCGAGGACATCGCGACCCTTCCGGCCGCCCTCGCCACGATGCGCGACGCACCCCACCGCTTCATTGTGTTCTGCGACGATCTCTCGTTCGACTACGACGACACCAGCTACAAATCGCTCAAGGCGGTGCTGGAAGGCGGTATCGAGGGACGGCCTCAGAACGTGCTCTTCTATGCCACCTCGAACCGCCGCCACCTGATGCCGCGCGATATGGTGGACAACGAAAGCTCGACCGCCATCAATCCGTCGGAAGCCGTCGAAGAAAAAGTGTCTTTGTCGGACCGCTTCGGCCTCTGGCTCGGCTTTCACAACGCCTCGCAGGACGACTATCTCGCCATGGTCCGCGCCTACACAACGCACTTCGGCCTGGACATCGACCCTGCCGCGCTACGGCGCGAGGCGCTCGAATGGAGCATGACGCGCGGCGCGCGCTCCGGCCGCGTCGCCTGGCAGTTCACCCAAGACCTCGCCGGCCGCCTCGGCAAGCCGATGTCGATTTAA
- a CDS encoding phytoene/squalene synthase family protein, which yields MGASDPLTAVGGDVRPIYETARDFERDRYLAALLAPKETQDDLVTLAAYLGELQRIPLLAHDATIGEIRFQWWRDALQAAPDVASGHPVADAVRELAARRGLSTETLLLPIEGRSRELYEDGIRDEDDLLAYADEAEGGAFRIAHGLIVGTAPSETSEFSRNAGRALAFTRLALSLPQHLALGRLPLPAAFVGRARDPRGADEGVARGAARELSALLAVEARAYLARFRGDQVRLEGRELAAFLPLCLVEPYLQAALRPGRDALLELADISPLSRVVRLWFARWRGRI from the coding sequence ATGGGTGCATCCGATCCGCTTACCGCCGTCGGCGGCGATGTCCGCCCCATCTACGAGACGGCGCGGGACTTCGAGCGCGACCGCTATCTCGCCGCGCTGCTCGCGCCCAAGGAGACGCAGGACGATCTCGTGACGCTCGCGGCCTATCTCGGCGAGCTTCAACGCATTCCGCTCCTCGCACATGATGCGACGATCGGCGAGATCCGTTTTCAGTGGTGGCGAGACGCGCTTCAAGCCGCGCCGGACGTTGCGAGCGGACATCCCGTGGCCGATGCCGTGCGGGAGCTTGCGGCGCGGCGCGGTCTTTCAACGGAGACCTTGCTGCTTCCCATCGAGGGGCGTTCGCGGGAGCTCTACGAAGACGGTATCCGCGACGAGGACGACCTGCTCGCCTATGCCGACGAGGCCGAGGGGGGTGCATTTCGGATCGCGCACGGGCTGATCGTGGGCACCGCTCCTTCCGAAACATCGGAATTTTCCCGAAATGCGGGCCGGGCACTGGCCTTTACACGGCTTGCCCTCAGCTTGCCACAGCATCTTGCTCTTGGTCGTTTGCCGCTCCCGGCTGCGTTCGTGGGCAGGGCCCGCGATCCGCGCGGAGCGGACGAGGGAGTGGCGCGCGGGGCGGCCCGGGAGCTTTCGGCGCTTCTGGCCGTAGAGGCAAGGGCCTACCTCGCGCGCTTCCGCGGGGACCAGGTGCGTCTCGAAGGCCGAGAGTTGGCTGCGTTTCTGCCGCTTTGCCTCGTCGAGCCCTATTTGCAGGCCGCGCTCAGGCCCGGGCGTGACGCGCTTCTGGAACTTGCGGACATTTCGCCTCTGTCGCGTGTCGTCAGGCTGTGGTTCGCCCGATGGCGCGGGCGGATCTGA
- the secD gene encoding protein translocase subunit SecD gives MLHFERWKIVLILLTCFLGLLFALPNFFSAETRAKWPGFLPSRAMPLGLDLQGGAHLLLAIDQKDIRHDWLTNLREDARRSLRDAKIGFSAIGISGEALQVRLVKPEDTDAAYEALRKLVQPIGNQILGTTGDDIEVRRGAEPGVILLQPTAFGLRERLIHATSASIETINRRVNAMGTAESEVVQQGRDRILVQYPGLSDTQQLKDLIGQTAKLSFHAVHPTVTAEEAQTTRPPVGYKIYQSGEREDDAGYQSAYVLQEVPVVQGDDLVDSQPAFDSQTNAPIITFRFNQSGARKFGNFTKTHVGEPFAIVLDDKVISAPVIREAILGGSGQISGNFSVDSANNLAIQLRSGALPAKLTIVEERTVGPSLGADSIDAGLRASVVGLTAMAIITVYIYGTFGVYALIGLLVHGVLIAALMSAVGATLTLPGIAGFVLTIAMAVDANVLIYERVREEIRAGKTQVMAIETGFRRAFTTILDSQLTTLVAGLIMFWLGSGPIRGFAVTLSLGILTSVFAAVTVTRLLCAMWLKNAKAAKGRQVAIPI, from the coding sequence ATGCTGCATTTCGAGCGCTGGAAGATCGTATTGATCTTGCTGACCTGCTTCCTCGGGCTTCTCTTTGCGCTGCCCAACTTCTTTTCGGCCGAGACGCGCGCCAAGTGGCCGGGCTTCCTGCCGTCGCGGGCGATGCCGCTCGGGCTCGACCTTCAGGGCGGCGCGCATCTTCTGCTGGCCATCGACCAGAAGGATATCCGTCACGACTGGCTGACCAATCTGCGCGAGGACGCCCGCCGTTCGCTGCGGGACGCGAAGATCGGCTTTTCCGCCATCGGCATCTCGGGCGAGGCTCTCCAGGTTCGTCTCGTGAAGCCCGAGGATACGGATGCAGCTTATGAAGCGCTGCGCAAGCTCGTGCAGCCGATCGGCAACCAGATTCTCGGTACGACGGGCGACGATATCGAAGTGCGGCGCGGGGCCGAGCCTGGCGTTATTCTCCTCCAGCCGACGGCGTTCGGATTGCGCGAGCGCCTGATCCACGCCACGTCGGCTTCCATCGAGACGATCAATCGGCGCGTCAACGCGATGGGCACGGCGGAATCGGAAGTCGTGCAGCAGGGGCGGGACCGTATTCTGGTTCAGTATCCCGGCCTCTCCGATACCCAGCAGCTCAAGGATTTGATCGGCCAGACGGCCAAGCTCTCGTTCCACGCCGTGCATCCGACGGTGACCGCCGAGGAGGCGCAGACGACGCGTCCGCCCGTCGGGTACAAGATCTATCAGTCGGGCGAGCGCGAGGACGACGCCGGATATCAGTCGGCGTACGTGCTGCAAGAGGTGCCGGTGGTGCAGGGCGACGACCTCGTCGACTCGCAGCCCGCTTTCGACAGCCAAACGAATGCGCCGATCATCACGTTCCGTTTCAACCAGTCGGGCGCGCGTAAGTTCGGCAACTTTACGAAGACGCACGTGGGCGAGCCGTTCGCCATCGTGCTCGACGACAAGGTGATCTCGGCACCCGTGATCCGTGAGGCCATTCTCGGCGGTTCGGGCCAGATCTCGGGCAACTTCTCGGTCGACAGCGCCAACAACCTCGCCATTCAGCTGCGCTCGGGCGCGCTGCCTGCGAAGCTGACGATCGTCGAGGAGCGGACCGTCGGGCCGTCGCTCGGCGCCGACAGTATCGATGCGGGTCTGCGTGCGTCCGTCGTCGGGCTCACCGCGATGGCGATCATCACCGTGTACATCTACGGCACATTCGGCGTGTATGCGCTGATCGGCCTTTTGGTGCACGGCGTTCTCATTGCCGCCCTGATGTCTGCGGTGGGCGCGACGCTCACGCTTCCGGGCATCGCGGGCTTCGTGCTGACCATCGCGATGGCGGTGGATGCGAACGTCCTCATCTACGAACGTGTTCGAGAAGAAATACGCGCGGGCAAAACGCAGGTGATGGCCATCGAGACGGGCTTCAGGCGCGCGTTCACCACCATTCTCGACAGCCAGCTCACCACACTCGTCGCGGGCCTGATCATGTTCTGGCTCGGCTCGGGGCCAATCCGCGGCTTCGCCGTTACGCTGTCGCTCGGCATTCTGACGTCGGTGTTCGCGGCGGTGACGGTGACGCGTCTGCTGTGCGCCATGTGGCTCAAGAACGCGAAGGCCGCCAAAGGGCGCCAAGTCGCTATTCCGATCTAA